The Corynebacterium jeddahense genome has a window encoding:
- a CDS encoding XRE family transcriptional regulator, whose amino-acid sequence MNVPFSEKLRAELVRQEWDDDEFARATNLPESTIGKIESGDYFPSAGELNAILAVLRKPVMWAVQAEIPQITRRYQDVHTTRPSDIEAGIELLAYDIRHLMDTGVLVGKRPGPFKRPKTHVDAAHLARKVRRDANISESEPIADLPALCDKFGLWEFASPFEGNWGPQGLMLEIDSDSANLPIGIAVINTCSPSFHQRFVLAHELCHWLIGDAYENKSVDNEFSSRKERGSKLHPEQACNSFAAHLLLPEQALAHFGQITDESVLVDEAVRTAQTYGVGWRSTIGLLKSAGHISSGQAAKLKTHSEADQRVMDHSSVLPSDRIPAEYSRQLAEGIKLGKLDQLEAINYSYGVALP is encoded by the coding sequence ATGAACGTGCCCTTCAGTGAGAAACTCCGCGCAGAGCTCGTGCGCCAGGAGTGGGACGATGACGAATTCGCTCGAGCCACTAATCTTCCCGAATCTACAATCGGCAAAATCGAATCTGGCGATTACTTTCCCTCAGCAGGTGAGCTGAACGCGATTCTCGCTGTTCTTCGCAAGCCGGTCATGTGGGCAGTCCAGGCCGAGATCCCACAGATCACGCGGCGCTATCAGGATGTGCACACCACGCGACCTTCAGATATTGAGGCGGGCATCGAATTGCTCGCCTACGATATTCGCCACCTCATGGATACCGGAGTCCTCGTGGGGAAGAGGCCAGGACCATTCAAACGTCCAAAAACTCACGTGGACGCTGCTCATCTGGCCCGAAAAGTGCGAAGGGATGCTAACATCTCCGAATCCGAACCCATCGCTGACCTACCAGCCTTGTGTGATAAATTTGGCCTCTGGGAATTCGCCTCCCCGTTTGAAGGTAACTGGGGACCTCAGGGACTAATGCTCGAAATAGATTCAGACTCCGCCAACCTTCCAATCGGCATAGCCGTTATCAACACTTGTTCGCCTTCTTTTCACCAGCGTTTCGTGCTAGCTCACGAGCTGTGCCACTGGTTAATCGGAGATGCCTACGAGAACAAATCCGTGGACAACGAGTTTTCTTCTCGAAAAGAGAGGGGCTCCAAGCTTCACCCCGAACAAGCCTGCAACTCTTTTGCTGCTCATTTGCTTCTACCGGAACAGGCTCTTGCCCACTTTGGCCAGATTACTGATGAGTCCGTTTTGGTTGATGAGGCAGTGCGAACTGCGCAAACTTACGGAGTCGGCTGGCGTTCGACAATCGGTCTACTGAAAAGTGCGGGCCATATCTCTTCTGGGCAAGCAGCCAAGCTAAAAACTCACTCTGAAGCAGATCAGCGCGTTATGGATCATAGTTCCGTCCTCCCGTCTGACCGGATCCCTGCGGAGTACTCCCGTCAACTTGCCGAGGGCATCAAACTCGGGAAGCTGGATCAACTAGAAGCTATTAACTACAGCTACGGTGTGGCTCTCCCTTGA
- a CDS encoding DNA methyltransferase — translation MATYDSIINVDEWISDHYFTTDEGESFTKRVKNRTKEWAQLEQESGAPSPVKRFQAERGELQQAFATQSPTDALVRAAFSYGSPTTQRYTRAGDTFTYQGWVGNAGTLVVVSAEVDEATTEEDLTTLPVTGGIAPKGKDPEQAKVSKLVGDLFLAAEPPEFIVVLAGAWAVLAERESWPLGRYLAVNLQLAVERNDTKKAGELERVAVILARENLERAADGTTWWAETREESQQHAVKVSGDLRDAVRESIEIIGNDVLNRRREHNLPIDGVDGNELAHQSLRYLYRILFLLFAEASPELAILPTGAPEYVEGYGLDRLRDQILNPPVTDKARRGTHLYDSLQLLFTQVNDGHDPLETAGADRDAQNEGLTFRNLEADLFKREATSLIDEAKLSNDALTRVLQNLLLSKVSAGKDRGFISYATLGVTELGQVYEGLMSYHGFIAQEDLYEVAPKGDASKGSWVLPTHAADTVPQDSFVMETKQMEEGGTSKVRREHPAGSFVFRQSSRDRERSASFYTPQVLTEFTVGQAIEVLQEEGRIETSDDVLSLTICEPAMGSGAFAVEAVRQLAELYLKLREDELDTQVDPETRAVELQKVKAHIALHQVYGVDLNPTAVELAEISLWLDTMTSQLKAPWFGLHLRRGNSLIGALRSTYSTAQLKKREWLTAVPRREPVQNLAEAIDAGEPKDIHTSGRIHQFLLPSSTWGAAADAKDLKTLAKDEITAMKAWRRSVTGKAPTKEQTKKLTNLAARVESLWAITLSKMRIAEDQIRRDIDLWGRETEHTAKNVRREQIERELLHDAEGAYLRLRLVMDAWNALTFWPLTATEELPDLDEWLSALTDILGVDTQARDASQIRLASATNWDELVQLERTEIGLSGARKIETVLSNHPWLNVVQSVAADQGFFHWDLDFAAVFAREGFDLQVGNPPWVRPRTDLDALYSEADPWFSLAHKPTQAAKKARREQWNDDGQTREVVYRGLGESVATSAVLTDVTRYPHLTGQQPDLYRGFMERTWGNTSSEGVISLIHPESHFTEKKAARLRRGAYLRLRRHWQFINALMLFDIDDHVVYGVHLYGSQLEGPKFVMAGRMYHPATAQDSVHHDGTGDLPGIKDPDYNWDLRPHRDRLQIVDKHTLQVWHSILEDESVPSIEARMVYTVNSEAAEVLEKLASAPRIGQLGLQFSAGWHESADKKAGYFDTGWKHPDSWNDVILQGPHLGVSTPMIKQPNPTLKHNQDWSEIDLEAMAADFIPATAYQPDRDAQPTYDFDYSKFEHGDQVNSAKDFFRVAWREMAATTGYRTLYPAIIPPGAAHVNAVNSCASTSVFETAAAGTVMSTLLTDFAVRSAGSAHISNAIIRTIPLPADNPLMTKARNLYLRLNCLTEAYAPLWEEVVGEPWYVDTPLRKDEERRAAQVEIDAIVALSLGVTADELCMIYRTQFPVMRRYDQEDRFDTNGRKVPKEIVKADAKLKDDAELSVADRTWTHPQSGVEYVYEYPFRQLDREADMREAYERFEGMVRE, via the coding sequence ATGGCTACCTACGACTCAATCATCAACGTTGATGAATGGATCAGCGACCACTACTTCACCACCGACGAGGGCGAGTCCTTCACCAAACGCGTGAAAAACCGCACCAAGGAGTGGGCGCAGCTGGAGCAGGAATCGGGCGCCCCCTCCCCCGTCAAGCGTTTCCAAGCCGAGCGTGGCGAGCTGCAACAAGCCTTTGCGACGCAATCGCCTACCGACGCGCTCGTGCGCGCCGCGTTCAGCTACGGCTCCCCCACCACGCAGCGCTACACCCGCGCCGGGGACACGTTTACCTACCAGGGCTGGGTGGGCAACGCCGGCACGCTGGTGGTGGTCAGCGCCGAGGTCGACGAGGCCACCACCGAGGAAGACCTGACCACACTCCCCGTCACCGGTGGCATCGCCCCGAAGGGTAAGGATCCGGAGCAGGCGAAAGTATCCAAGCTGGTCGGCGACCTTTTCCTCGCCGCCGAACCCCCGGAGTTCATCGTGGTCCTCGCCGGTGCGTGGGCCGTGCTCGCCGAGCGCGAGTCCTGGCCGCTGGGCCGCTACCTCGCGGTAAACCTGCAGCTGGCGGTGGAGCGAAACGACACCAAGAAAGCCGGCGAGCTCGAGCGCGTCGCCGTTATCCTCGCCCGCGAGAACCTGGAGCGCGCCGCCGACGGCACCACCTGGTGGGCCGAGACCCGCGAGGAATCCCAGCAGCACGCCGTGAAGGTCTCCGGCGACCTGCGTGACGCGGTGCGCGAGTCCATCGAGATCATCGGCAACGACGTCCTGAACCGCCGCCGGGAGCACAACCTGCCCATCGACGGCGTCGATGGCAACGAGCTCGCCCACCAGTCGCTGCGCTACCTGTACCGCATCCTCTTCCTGCTCTTCGCCGAGGCCTCCCCGGAGCTGGCCATCCTGCCCACCGGCGCACCGGAGTACGTGGAGGGCTACGGCCTGGACCGCCTCCGCGACCAGATTCTCAACCCGCCAGTGACCGACAAGGCGCGCCGGGGCACCCACCTCTACGACTCGCTGCAGCTGTTGTTCACCCAGGTCAACGACGGCCACGACCCTCTCGAGACCGCAGGCGCCGACCGGGACGCACAGAACGAGGGCCTGACTTTCCGCAACCTCGAGGCGGACCTGTTCAAGCGCGAGGCCACCTCGCTTATCGACGAAGCCAAGCTCTCCAACGACGCCCTTACCCGCGTCCTGCAGAACCTGCTGCTGTCGAAGGTCTCCGCCGGCAAGGACCGCGGCTTCATCTCCTACGCCACCCTGGGTGTCACCGAGCTCGGCCAGGTTTACGAGGGCCTGATGTCCTACCACGGCTTCATCGCCCAGGAAGACCTCTACGAGGTCGCACCGAAGGGCGACGCTTCCAAGGGCTCCTGGGTGCTGCCCACCCACGCCGCGGACACCGTGCCGCAGGACAGCTTTGTCATGGAGACCAAGCAGATGGAGGAAGGCGGCACCTCAAAGGTGCGCCGCGAGCACCCGGCCGGCTCCTTCGTGTTCCGCCAGTCCAGCCGCGACCGCGAGCGCTCCGCGTCCTTCTACACCCCGCAGGTACTCACCGAGTTCACCGTTGGCCAGGCCATCGAAGTGCTCCAGGAGGAAGGGCGCATCGAAACATCCGACGACGTGCTCAGCCTGACCATCTGCGAGCCCGCCATGGGTTCCGGCGCCTTCGCCGTGGAAGCGGTGCGTCAGCTGGCTGAGCTGTACCTGAAGCTACGCGAGGACGAGCTGGACACCCAGGTCGACCCCGAGACCCGCGCCGTTGAGCTGCAGAAAGTCAAGGCCCACATCGCCCTGCACCAGGTCTACGGCGTGGACCTCAACCCCACCGCGGTGGAGCTCGCCGAGATCTCCCTCTGGCTGGACACCATGACCAGCCAGCTCAAGGCCCCGTGGTTCGGCCTGCACCTGCGCCGTGGCAACTCGCTCATCGGTGCACTGCGGTCGACCTACTCCACCGCGCAGCTGAAGAAGCGCGAGTGGCTCACCGCCGTGCCGCGCCGGGAACCGGTACAAAACCTCGCAGAGGCTATCGACGCCGGCGAGCCCAAGGACATCCACACCTCCGGCCGCATCCACCAATTCCTCCTCCCCTCCTCCACCTGGGGTGCGGCAGCGGACGCGAAGGACCTGAAGACCTTGGCCAAGGACGAGATCACCGCCATGAAGGCCTGGAGACGCTCCGTCACCGGCAAGGCCCCCACCAAGGAACAGACGAAGAAGCTGACCAACCTCGCCGCCCGCGTGGAGTCCCTGTGGGCCATCACGCTGTCGAAGATGCGTATCGCGGAGGACCAGATCCGCCGCGACATTGATCTGTGGGGCCGCGAGACCGAGCACACCGCCAAGAACGTCCGCCGCGAACAGATTGAGCGGGAGCTGCTTCACGACGCCGAAGGTGCCTACCTCCGCCTGCGCCTAGTCATGGACGCCTGGAACGCCCTGACGTTCTGGCCCCTCACTGCAACGGAAGAGCTGCCGGACCTGGACGAGTGGCTCTCTGCGCTTACCGACATCCTCGGCGTAGACACCCAGGCCCGCGACGCCAGCCAGATCCGCTTGGCCAGCGCTACCAACTGGGACGAGCTTGTCCAGCTCGAGCGCACCGAGATAGGCCTCTCCGGCGCCCGCAAGATCGAGACCGTGCTGTCAAACCACCCGTGGCTCAACGTGGTGCAGTCCGTCGCCGCCGACCAAGGCTTCTTCCACTGGGACCTCGACTTCGCCGCGGTCTTCGCCCGCGAGGGTTTCGACCTGCAGGTAGGCAACCCGCCGTGGGTGCGGCCACGTACCGATCTGGATGCTCTGTACTCCGAAGCCGATCCGTGGTTCTCACTGGCACACAAGCCGACGCAAGCAGCGAAGAAAGCGCGCCGGGAGCAGTGGAACGATGATGGGCAGACTCGCGAAGTCGTGTACCGAGGTCTCGGCGAGTCAGTAGCGACATCTGCGGTGTTGACCGATGTGACCCGATATCCGCACCTCACTGGTCAGCAGCCAGATCTCTACCGTGGATTCATGGAACGCACCTGGGGAAATACCTCGTCAGAAGGCGTTATCTCGCTCATTCACCCGGAGTCCCATTTCACAGAGAAGAAGGCTGCTCGCCTGCGTCGAGGCGCATATCTGCGATTGAGGCGTCACTGGCAGTTCATCAACGCACTCATGCTGTTCGATATCGACGATCACGTGGTCTACGGTGTGCACCTCTACGGATCTCAACTCGAGGGGCCTAAATTCGTCATGGCCGGTCGCATGTACCACCCGGCAACCGCTCAAGATTCAGTCCATCATGATGGGACTGGGGACCTTCCTGGCATCAAAGATCCCGATTACAACTGGGACCTTCGACCTCATCGTGATCGGCTTCAAATTGTCGACAAGCACACTTTGCAAGTCTGGCACTCAATTCTTGAGGATGAATCGGTTCCGTCTATCGAGGCTCGCATGGTATACACCGTAAACTCCGAAGCCGCTGAGGTACTCGAGAAGCTTGCTTCCGCTCCCCGTATCGGGCAACTGGGGCTACAGTTTTCCGCAGGTTGGCACGAATCCGCCGACAAGAAGGCGGGATACTTCGATACAGGGTGGAAACACCCTGATTCCTGGAATGACGTGATTCTCCAAGGGCCCCACCTTGGGGTCTCAACTCCCATGATCAAACAGCCAAACCCCACTCTGAAACACAACCAGGATTGGTCTGAAATCGATCTCGAGGCGATGGCTGCTGATTTCATTCCGGCTACGGCCTACCAACCGGACCGGGATGCGCAGCCGACGTATGACTTCGACTATTCAAAATTCGAGCATGGCGATCAGGTGAACTCGGCGAAGGATTTCTTTCGCGTTGCGTGGCGTGAAATGGCAGCTACAACTGGGTATCGCACGCTCTACCCAGCAATAATCCCGCCCGGGGCTGCCCATGTGAACGCCGTAAACTCGTGCGCGTCAACATCCGTCTTTGAAACTGCAGCCGCCGGAACAGTGATGAGCACGTTGCTCACTGATTTCGCTGTCCGATCGGCGGGTTCTGCCCATATATCGAATGCGATCATTCGGACGATTCCTCTTCCCGCTGATAACCCGTTGATGACGAAGGCACGGAACCTGTATCTCCGGCTCAACTGCCTCACCGAGGCCTATGCCCCGTTGTGGGAAGAGGTTGTGGGGGAACCTTGGTACGTCGATACGCCTTTGCGTAAGGATGAGGAGCGGCGTGCGGCGCAGGTTGAGATTGATGCGATTGTGGCGTTGTCGTTGGGTGTGACGGCGGATGAGTTGTGCATGATTTATCGGACGCAGTTTCCGGTGATGCGTCGCTATGACCAGGAGGATCGGTTTGATACGAATGGTCGGAAGGTGCCGAAGGAGATTGTGAAAGCCGACGCGAAGTTGAAGGACGACGCGGAGTTGTCGGTGGCGGATCGGACGTGGACGCATCCGCAGTCGGGTGTGGAGTACGTGTACGAGTACCCGTTTAGGCAGTTGGACCGGGAGGCGGATATGCGGGAGGCGTATGAGAGGTTTGAGGGGATGGTGCGGGAGTAA
- a CDS encoding DEAD/DEAH box helicase codes for MSSPTQEARTENAANSTAYAPGLMVKVRDELWLITSVTQSVDGYLLKVRGLSDYVRDTTASFYTAIDDVEVFDPAKVEVVPDRSPGYRTTRLWLETTLRQTPVPLYQEELSVADQMLMDPLDYQLTAVRKALSDDNLRPRVLIADAVGLGKTLEIGMILSELIRRGRGERILVVTPKHIMEQFQQELWSRFAIPLVRLDSTGIQRVRQMLPASRNPFTYFPRVIVSMDTLKSPKYRAQLEKVRWDAVVIDEIHNATNVGTQNNELARTLAPTTEALLLASATPHNGDPESFKEILRLLDPTAVLPNGEIDKDAVSRLLIRRHRHSDEVASVVGEQWAERKDPVNIPVEASAEENAVAGELEQTWIHPDSAKANPAQDRLFPWTLVKAFLSSPAALGETIENRLKRVPQTDTNQREALERLKALNAKVTRQNSNKYAALVNYLQEIGVGKGKTTRAVVFSERVATLHWLKENLTKDLKMPAGSVEVMHGGLSDEEQMRLVDEFKREDSKLRILVTGDVASEGVNLHTLCHNLVHYDIPWSLIRIQQRNGRVDRYGQMEPPQIAALLLDTKQGGYVGELHVLTKLINRENEAHALLGDVGSLIGKHTVSGEEDEIRRVIQNQAGFDEVVKSPEQVASADAQSEEDLIDLWMSGFGLDDEPSESPVSDPNAPHTTSLYASEIAYLEDALNEAFYGAPEKALAANGVAYELGKNGVAELAPPEDLRRRLDVLPQDYLADRKVREKFLLATNTAVGNEILRNARTGQDGSTWPKAHFLGPLHPVTDWATDRALASLSSGQITAIEGEVDMPTVLLMATLTNKRGQVVSRAFVTVAGGMLPKTIEDPVAWLRGIDLTENAINPETLTLPDNAQELVAKSVEIAGNQLQPMMAAARNHATSRIEYWIDRADRWQHAKDDSQQMLRVGRSANLIAEERALIASLEPDRELIRPLVLVLPKEQ; via the coding sequence ATGTCTTCTCCCACGCAGGAAGCGCGCACCGAAAATGCGGCGAACTCCACCGCCTACGCGCCGGGCCTCATGGTCAAGGTCCGCGACGAGTTGTGGCTGATCACCAGCGTCACCCAGTCCGTGGACGGGTACCTGCTCAAGGTGCGCGGCCTGTCGGACTACGTCCGCGACACCACGGCGAGCTTCTACACCGCCATCGACGACGTGGAGGTCTTCGACCCCGCCAAGGTGGAGGTCGTCCCGGACCGCTCCCCCGGCTACCGCACCACGCGCCTGTGGCTGGAGACCACCCTGCGCCAGACCCCCGTGCCCCTCTACCAGGAGGAGCTGTCGGTTGCGGACCAGATGCTCATGGATCCGCTGGATTACCAGCTCACCGCCGTACGCAAAGCGCTTAGCGACGACAACCTCCGCCCCCGCGTGCTCATCGCGGATGCCGTCGGCCTGGGCAAGACCCTCGAGATCGGCATGATCCTCTCCGAGCTGATCCGCCGCGGCCGCGGCGAGCGCATCCTCGTGGTCACGCCGAAGCACATCATGGAGCAGTTCCAGCAGGAACTCTGGTCACGCTTCGCCATCCCGCTGGTGCGCCTGGACTCCACCGGTATCCAGCGCGTGCGCCAAATGCTGCCGGCCAGCCGCAACCCGTTTACCTACTTCCCGCGCGTGATCGTGTCCATGGACACGCTGAAGAGCCCGAAGTACCGCGCGCAGCTGGAGAAGGTGCGCTGGGACGCTGTGGTGATCGACGAGATCCACAATGCCACCAACGTGGGCACCCAGAACAACGAGCTGGCCCGCACCCTCGCGCCCACAACCGAGGCGCTGCTGCTGGCGTCTGCCACCCCGCACAACGGCGACCCGGAGAGCTTCAAGGAGATCCTGCGCCTGCTGGACCCCACGGCGGTGCTGCCCAACGGGGAGATCGACAAGGACGCCGTGTCCCGCCTGCTCATCCGCCGCCACCGCCACAGCGACGAGGTCGCCAGCGTGGTCGGCGAGCAGTGGGCGGAGCGCAAGGACCCCGTCAACATCCCGGTGGAGGCCTCCGCGGAGGAAAACGCCGTCGCTGGCGAGTTGGAGCAGACCTGGATCCACCCGGATAGCGCCAAGGCCAACCCGGCCCAGGACCGCCTGTTCCCGTGGACGCTGGTCAAGGCGTTCCTCTCCTCCCCCGCCGCGCTGGGAGAGACCATCGAGAACCGCCTCAAACGCGTCCCCCAAACAGACACCAATCAGCGCGAAGCCCTGGAACGCCTCAAAGCACTCAACGCCAAGGTCACCCGCCAAAACTCCAACAAGTACGCCGCGTTGGTCAACTATCTCCAGGAGATCGGCGTGGGCAAGGGCAAGACAACCAGGGCGGTGGTGTTCTCGGAGCGGGTGGCCACGCTGCATTGGCTCAAGGAGAACCTGACCAAGGACCTGAAGATGCCGGCCGGTTCGGTGGAGGTCATGCACGGCGGGCTCTCGGACGAGGAGCAGATGCGGCTCGTAGACGAGTTCAAGCGCGAGGATTCCAAGCTGCGCATCCTGGTCACGGGCGATGTGGCGTCGGAAGGCGTGAACCTGCACACGCTGTGCCACAACCTGGTCCACTACGACATTCCGTGGTCGCTGATCCGCATCCAGCAGCGAAACGGCCGCGTGGACCGCTACGGGCAGATGGAACCCCCGCAGATCGCAGCCCTCCTGCTGGACACGAAGCAGGGCGGTTACGTGGGCGAGCTGCATGTGCTGACCAAGCTGATCAACCGCGAGAACGAGGCGCATGCGTTGCTTGGCGACGTCGGCTCGCTCATCGGCAAGCACACCGTCTCCGGCGAGGAGGATGAGATCCGCCGGGTGATCCAGAACCAAGCCGGCTTCGATGAGGTGGTCAAGTCCCCGGAGCAGGTCGCGAGTGCGGATGCGCAGTCTGAGGAGGATCTCATCGACCTGTGGATGTCGGGCTTCGGGCTTGACGACGAACCTTCGGAAAGCCCCGTTTCCGACCCCAATGCCCCGCACACGACGAGCCTGTACGCCTCGGAGATCGCCTACCTGGAAGATGCGCTGAACGAGGCCTTCTACGGCGCACCGGAGAAGGCGCTTGCCGCCAACGGCGTGGCCTACGAGCTGGGCAAAAACGGCGTGGCCGAGCTCGCCCCGCCGGAGGACCTGCGCCGCCGCCTGGACGTGCTGCCCCAGGACTACCTGGCGGACCGCAAGGTGCGCGAGAAGTTCCTCCTAGCCACCAACACCGCAGTGGGCAATGAGATCCTGCGCAACGCGCGCACCGGCCAGGACGGTTCCACGTGGCCCAAGGCCCACTTTTTGGGCCCGCTGCACCCGGTGACGGACTGGGCCACGGACCGCGCGCTGGCCTCGCTGTCGTCCGGCCAGATCACCGCCATCGAGGGCGAGGTGGACATGCCCACCGTGCTGCTGATGGCCACGCTGACTAACAAGCGCGGCCAGGTGGTCTCCCGCGCCTTTGTCACCGTCGCTGGCGGCATGCTGCCCAAGACCATCGAGGACCCGGTGGCGTGGTTGCGCGGCATCGATCTGACCGAAAACGCCATCAACCCGGAAACGCTCACACTGCCGGACAACGCGCAGGAGCTCGTCGCAAAGTCTGTGGAGATCGCCGGCAACCAGCTGCAGCCGATGATGGCGGCCGCCCGCAACCACGCAACCAGCCGCATCGAGTACTGGATCGACCGCGCCGACCGCTGGCAGCACGCCAAGGACGACAGCCAGCAGATGCTGCGCGTTGGCCGCTCCGCGAACCTGATCGCTGAGGAGCGCGCGCTGATCGCCTCGCTTGAACCAGACCGTGAACTTATCCGCCCGCTCGTCCTCGTCCTGCCGAAGGAGCAGTAG
- a CDS encoding ImmA/IrrE family metallo-endopeptidase codes for MLAWAVDCTGLPEGELEKRFPKLPQWHSGESRPTLKQARELSKLARIPFGRLLLDEPSGERVGVTDFRTVGNKAMGTVSADLRETIRSSQSRLAWYAEFAAQEDIAPPTMYASATVEHDPAETAERARELLGIEKGKPLPGSDKVSELAAAMEDDGILVARNSIVGNTTSRRLSVGEFRGFTIEDGGYVLVFVNTADAKTAQLFSLAHELGHVVLGRTGISDHSEHADVERWCNRFATAVIAPLEAVEQDPTSRAEARDAAGLLEAHPSDKRESGGAPPFRTMVRLRVGSRFFDSITHAWSHGQIADSEVSRHLGVSTYASLFKLVSA; via the coding sequence ATGCTTGCTTGGGCGGTGGATTGCACTGGCCTGCCAGAAGGCGAATTGGAGAAGCGGTTTCCAAAGCTTCCGCAGTGGCACTCGGGTGAGAGTCGCCCAACGCTGAAACAGGCGAGGGAGCTCTCGAAGCTCGCTCGCATTCCTTTCGGCCGATTGCTGTTGGATGAGCCGTCGGGTGAGCGAGTGGGTGTGACGGACTTTCGGACCGTCGGCAACAAGGCGATGGGTACCGTGAGTGCCGATTTGCGGGAGACTATCCGTTCGAGCCAGAGCAGGCTCGCTTGGTACGCCGAGTTCGCTGCTCAAGAGGATATCGCTCCACCGACAATGTATGCCTCGGCCACGGTCGAGCATGATCCGGCTGAAACGGCAGAACGGGCACGGGAGCTTCTCGGTATCGAGAAGGGCAAGCCCCTCCCGGGAAGCGACAAGGTAAGTGAGCTCGCTGCGGCCATGGAAGATGACGGAATCTTGGTGGCGAGAAACTCGATCGTCGGTAACACCACTTCGAGGAGGCTCAGCGTTGGCGAGTTCCGGGGCTTCACGATCGAAGACGGCGGCTACGTCTTGGTGTTTGTTAACACCGCGGATGCCAAAACTGCCCAGTTGTTCAGCTTGGCCCACGAATTGGGCCACGTTGTTCTTGGGCGCACTGGTATCTCTGATCACTCTGAGCATGCGGACGTCGAGCGTTGGTGCAACAGGTTCGCGACCGCGGTGATTGCACCGCTGGAGGCAGTGGAGCAGGACCCCACCTCACGCGCAGAAGCTAGAGACGCGGCCGGGTTACTCGAAGCACATCCATCCGACAAGCGTGAAAGCGGGGGCGCTCCCCCATTTCGCACAATGGTGCGCTTGCGCGTAGGCAGCCGTTTCTTCGACTCGATCACTCATGCATGGAGCCATGGGCAAATTGCGGATAGCGAAGTGTCCCGCCACCTCGGCGTCAGCACTTATGCGTCACTCTTTAAGCTCGTGAGCGCGTAA
- a CDS encoding type II toxin-antitoxin system HicB family antitoxin, which produces MTERLSDKYTYQTFWSEEDGEYVSTVAEFPSLSWLDEDAQRSSAGLRALVAEVIADMQQTGEPIPQPFGQRDFSGRFNVRVSSSLHRRLAMDAAREGVSLNAWVTQKLASA; this is translated from the coding sequence ATGACTGAACGCTTGTCGGATAAATACACCTACCAAACCTTCTGGTCTGAGGAAGACGGTGAGTACGTGTCCACCGTTGCCGAGTTTCCGTCCTTGAGCTGGCTCGATGAGGACGCCCAGCGGTCGAGTGCAGGTCTCCGAGCGCTTGTCGCCGAGGTGATCGCAGACATGCAGCAAACCGGTGAACCTATCCCCCAGCCGTTCGGTCAGCGCGACTTTTCCGGACGGTTCAATGTGCGAGTCAGCAGTTCCCTCCACCGCCGTCTTGCCATGGACGCTGCGCGGGAGGGTGTGTCCTTGAACGCGTGGGTGACACAGAAGCTCGCGAGCGCGTAG
- a CDS encoding toxin HicA gives MGDDIQKILDAMQRSGNNIRYADLRKVCDHFFEKRPNSGGDHDTYKTPWVGDPRVNIQNRHGKAKPYQVKQVLAAVKKLEEQE, from the coding sequence ATGGGGGACGATATCCAAAAGATCCTGGACGCGATGCAGCGTTCCGGCAACAACATTCGTTACGCCGATCTTCGTAAGGTGTGCGACCACTTCTTTGAGAAGCGGCCCAACAGTGGCGGAGATCACGATACATACAAGACACCCTGGGTTGGCGATCCGCGCGTCAATATCCAGAACCGCCACGGAAAGGCGAAGCCGTACCAGGTCAAGCAGGTGCTGGCTGCGGTGAAGAAGCTAGAAGAGCAGGAGTAG